A single Bacteroidota bacterium DNA region contains:
- a CDS encoding DUF3131 domain-containing protein yields MSGESQEKQNQMKFLFKPLFFIFALLTVTYIVLYVEKLKPSDLKPFGDLFVKDDVILKSQRYPIKSASGYLTREEFIYANIAWKYFENNYDQKTGFVNGKDTSSIFTIKDLTSYLMGMFCALEIGIVDSTEVDSRMNKLFISLDKIPLYENKLPNKKYNTGSLKMLDENGNTSENGFGWSALDIGRFFNFVNKVNLQYPQYQPKIRKIIKRWKMHEMIENGNLKGMVFQSNKRKYKLIQEGRLGYEEYCGKALYKSGFDVTEAISYRDFIKFIDIYGYRIAADTREVRKKNSHNYVLSDPYYLDGLENGWDINSRELAFRVFMVQKARYIDTGILTATGEDYTDNTANYVYNSIYADFRTWTCYDEMGKKRNDLKMLSTKTSFAWYVLYEDEYANLLFNNVKDLYDPQRGWYSGRYEVSGKINKSISASTNAIVLEALNYKMNGTIIQF; encoded by the coding sequence ATGTCTGGGGAAAGTCAGGAAAAGCAAAATCAGATGAAGTTCCTTTTTAAACCCTTGTTTTTTATTTTTGCACTACTTACTGTAACTTATATAGTTCTTTATGTAGAAAAATTGAAACCTTCCGATTTAAAGCCTTTCGGAGATTTATTTGTAAAGGATGATGTAATACTTAAATCTCAAAGATATCCTATTAAATCTGCCTCTGGTTACCTTACCAGAGAAGAATTTATTTACGCGAATATTGCATGGAAATATTTTGAAAATAATTACGATCAAAAGACAGGTTTTGTAAATGGAAAAGATACCAGCTCAATATTTACTATTAAAGATCTTACCAGTTATTTGATGGGTATGTTCTGCGCCCTTGAAATTGGAATTGTGGATTCAACAGAAGTGGATAGTAGGATGAATAAACTGTTTATATCTCTTGATAAAATACCACTTTATGAAAATAAACTTCCAAATAAAAAATATAACACAGGATCATTAAAAATGCTTGATGAAAATGGAAATACCTCTGAAAATGGATTTGGTTGGTCGGCTCTTGATATAGGAAGGTTTTTTAATTTTGTAAATAAAGTAAATCTACAATATCCACAATACCAGCCAAAAATCAGAAAAATTATTAAACGGTGGAAAATGCATGAAATGATTGAAAATGGAAACCTTAAAGGAATGGTTTTCCAGAGCAACAAAAGAAAATATAAATTAATCCAGGAGGGTCGCTTAGGATATGAGGAGTATTGTGGCAAAGCTTTATATAAATCAGGCTTTGATGTTACCGAAGCCATTAGCTACAGGGACTTTATAAAGTTCATTGACATTTATGGATACAGGATAGCAGCAGACACCAGGGAAGTAAGAAAAAAAAATTCACACAACTATGTACTTAGTGATCCCTATTATTTAGATGGATTAGAAAACGGCTGGGACATAAATTCCCGGGAACTTGCATTTAGGGTTTTTATGGTGCAAAAAGCAAGATATATTGATACAGGAATTTTAACAGCAACAGGAGAAGATTATACAGATAATACTGCTAATTATGTTTATAACTCTATTTATGCGGATTTTAGAACCTGGACCTGCTATGATGAAATGGGTAAGAAAAGGAACGATTTAAAAATGCTTAGCACAAAAACTTCTTTTGCATGGTATGTTTTATATGAGGATGAATATGCAAATTTATTGTTTAACAATGTTAAGGATTTATATGATCCTCAGAGAGGATGGTATTCGGGAAGGTACGAAGTTTCGGGAAAAATAAACAAATCCATTTCTGCTTCTACCAATGCAATAGTATTGGAAGCATTAAATTATAAAATGAACGGAACTATTATTCAGTTTTAA
- a CDS encoding DUF4907 domain-containing protein has translation MKKSLIIFTILIPLIVMVIAFNCRNKKPDSIKNINPFKYAALSVETFHIKDKGWGFDIYVNGKAFIHHEKPQLSSLEGYANEQDAVKVSKLVISKIRSNKLPPVISFYELDSLDIRYK, from the coding sequence ATGAAAAAAAGCCTGATTATTTTCACTATACTTATCCCATTAATTGTAATGGTAATTGCATTTAATTGTAGAAATAAAAAACCTGATTCGATCAAGAATATAAATCCATTTAAATATGCTGCTCTAAGTGTAGAAACCTTTCATATAAAGGATAAAGGATGGGGATTTGATATTTATGTAAATGGCAAAGCATTTATTCATCATGAAAAACCCCAGTTAAGTTCTCTTGAGGGATATGCAAATGAACAAGATGCTGTAAAAGTTTCAAAACTTGTAATAAGCAAAATCAGATCAAACAAGTTACCACCTGTTATTTCCTTTTATGAATTAGATAGTTTAGACATTAGGTATAAATAA